The following are encoded in a window of Candidatus Taylorbacteria bacterium genomic DNA:
- a CDS encoding restriction endonuclease subunit S encodes MENDEIISRIGANSLGEISEVIYGTTPEGGVFEDEGVPFIRSQNFYDHIISSDYVFCTNKFHIEHENSKCLPRDLLFAAIGATIGDFAIVPTWINEANTNQNIARVRINSQKYRAEYVWAFFLSQYGQLQLHRYPTGNAQPYLNTYQFNRLKIPFIKNQEKFTQLVQDIFKLIESSDRLYPEAEQELLKRMEWDKVTTNHRLSYSATSKDILTDERLDPEFYQPKFENLEKHLKKVGSLAIEKVCNFVNHGIQPPYFENGTVSVVTQKEMTPTFLELESIKDFTSADFYNENPDFKLKKHDVLLYSVGAYIGRCNILLDEIKAMAGSYVTILRANGDFIVPEYLALFLNSTAGVLQSRQQMRGTAQHYLYPRDIKKIKVFIPRDKNGKPDLAWQKKLAAKVIQANEAKKFAQQKLQEAKELVEQEIEKLMIDQRTVI; translated from the coding sequence AGGCGTACCATTTATCCGATCTCAAAATTTCTATGACCACATTATCTCATCAGATTATGTCTTTTGTACAAATAAATTTCATATTGAACATGAGAACTCAAAATGTCTTCCTCGCGATCTTCTGTTTGCGGCAATAGGAGCAACTATTGGAGATTTTGCGATCGTGCCTACTTGGATAAATGAGGCAAATACAAATCAGAATATCGCAAGGGTGAGAATTAACAGCCAAAAATATAGAGCCGAATATGTATGGGCGTTTTTCCTTTCGCAGTATGGACAACTTCAATTGCACCGATATCCAACAGGAAATGCACAACCATATCTGAATACTTACCAATTCAACAGATTAAAAATTCCTTTCATAAAAAATCAAGAAAAATTTACTCAACTTGTTCAAGATATATTTAAATTAATAGAGTCATCAGATAGGTTATACCCCGAAGCCGAACAGGAGCTATTGAAGCGTATGGAATGGGACAAGGTAACGACAAATCACAGATTAAGCTACTCTGCGACAAGCAAAGATATTCTCACTGACGAACGGCTTGACCCCGAATTTTATCAGCCAAAATTTGAAAACCTTGAAAAACATTTGAAAAAAGTCGGCTCGCTAGCAATCGAGAAAGTATGCAATTTTGTAAATCATGGCATACAGCCCCCGTATTTTGAGAACGGAACAGTCAGCGTCGTAACGCAAAAGGAAATGACGCCGACTTTTTTGGAACTTGAAAGTATCAAGGATTTTACCAGCGCGGATTTTTATAACGAAAACCCTGATTTCAAATTAAAAAAGCACGATGTTTTGTTATATTCGGTTGGCGCATATATCGGACGTTGTAATATCCTACTGGACGAAATCAAAGCGATGGCAGGCAGTTATGTAACCATTTTGCGAGCGAATGGGGATTTTATTGTTCCAGAATATCTCGCTTTGTTTCTGAATTCTACGGCGGGTGTATTGCAATCAAGACAACAGATGCGTGGTACGGCTCAACATTATTTATACCCACGCGATATAAAGAAAATAAAAGTTTTCATTCCGCGGGACAAAAACGGCAAGCCCGATCTGGCATGGCAGAAGAAACTCGCCGCCAAAGTTATTCAGGCAAATGAAGCAAAAAAATTTGCACAACAAAAACTGCAAGAAGCTAAGGAACTAGTTGAGCAAGAAATTGAAAAATTAATGATTGATCAAAGAACTGTTATTTAG
- a CDS encoding HD domain-containing protein encodes MSKSKKLQSSGVDWGQVIVDALREETKEEKNIPIEKAARLVKERIKGNRKGLEEPNYLHSFRVRDLVMKFSLVDDPNSDLFVAALLHDIVEDGGVSFDELKDMDFSDRTIELVKLCTHPMDIKNKTERWMRMVNRLIEANDHDAWRIKVADLADNLKQSKGLTLENREFMIDVKAPIFLRLAILVPDSPYSVLEKEIEKQKKELAEKSESEITFLPKYENPENTVI; translated from the coding sequence ATGAGTAAAAGTAAAAAGTTACAAAGTTCAGGAGTTGATTGGGGTCAGGTCATTGTAGATGCACTTCGTGAGGAAACAAAAGAAGAAAAGAATATTCCTATAGAAAAAGCAGCTAGATTGGTAAAAGAACGAATTAAAGGAAATCGCAAAGGTCTAGAAGAACCGAATTATCTGCACTCCTTTCGAGTGCGGGATTTAGTTATGAAGTTTTCCCTGGTAGACGACCCTAATAGTGATCTTTTCGTAGCGGCCTTGCTTCACGATATCGTGGAGGACGGAGGAGTTTCGTTTGATGAGCTCAAAGACATGGATTTTTCTGACCGAACTATTGAACTTGTGAAATTGTGCACTCACCCAATGGATATAAAGAACAAAACTGAAAGATGGATGCGGATGGTAAATAGACTAATTGAAGCAAATGATCATGATGCGTGGCGCATCAAAGTTGCCGACCTCGCGGATAACTTGAAACAATCTAAGGGATTAACTTTGGAGAATCGTGAATTTATGATTGATGTTAAAGCGCCAATATTTCTTCGGTTAGCCATTCTTGTTCCTGATTCACCTTATTCTGTGCTAGAAAAAGAAATAGAAAAGCAGAAAAAAGAATTAGCAGAAAAATCAGAATCGGAAATTACATTTTTACCAAAGTATGAAAATCCTGAAAATACAGTGATATAA
- a CDS encoding helix-turn-helix domain-containing protein gives MNMFTQKIKDFRIKKGLSQETVARAIGVSRPTYTAIEAGKQRLDLDEAGKLASFFGIDVDTLLSGNVPDIMKYKHMILTYLRMNLSKDKKVPKTKLAKLLYLADFAWFYDHFESMSGMQYRKIAYGPVPDMFFRAIDELEEDGKIIIDRKVSEGKEMFLISESESNANEKINTLSALENGLIKKIAKKWKDKKTEEIVNFTHNQLPYFLCRDNELIPYGLITQEDPGFVY, from the coding sequence ATGAACATGTTTACACAAAAAATAAAGGACTTCCGTATTAAAAAAGGGTTGTCTCAAGAGACTGTGGCGCGGGCTATTGGCGTATCTAGACCGACATATACAGCTATTGAGGCAGGAAAACAGAGGCTTGACCTGGATGAAGCGGGGAAACTCGCAAGTTTTTTTGGTATTGATGTGGACACACTTCTCTCGGGAAATGTCCCAGATATTATGAAGTATAAACACATGATATTGACATATCTACGAATGAATTTGTCAAAAGATAAAAAAGTGCCAAAAACTAAACTTGCCAAGCTCTTGTACCTAGCTGACTTTGCGTGGTTCTATGATCATTTTGAAAGTATGAGTGGAATGCAATATAGGAAGATTGCCTACGGTCCTGTTCCTGACATGTTTTTCCGCGCAATAGACGAACTCGAAGAAGACGGAAAAATTATTATTGATAGAAAAGTTTCCGAAGGAAAGGAGATGTTTTTAATTAGCGAATCTGAAAGTAATGCCAACGAAAAGATTAACACCCTCTCGGCTCTCGAAAATGGCTTAATAAAAAAAATTGCAAAAAAATGGAAAGATAAAAAAACTGAGGAAATTGTGAACTTTACGCACAATCAGTTGCCTTATTTTTTGTGTCGAGACAATGAGCTCATCCCCTATGGGCTTATTACCCAAGAAGATCCTGGGTTCGTGTACTAG